ACGGCGGCGATTCAGGTCATGCTATCGGCTCGGAAGCAGGCTCGTATGCTGGTCATGGGCATTTCCGAGGATCTCCAGGGAAAGTTGAATCAATTGGGGTTTACTGACCCGCTCAGTGAGTGACCGTGATGTCCGTCTCGGCTGAGACAATGACACTCACGAGAGAGGGGACAAGCTGGACCCATGGCTGACGTAAGCGTCTCCGACCGAAACGGCGATGGTTCGCACCTCGTTGAGGACGCGTCGCTACCGGTGCTTCAAGCCCAGCAGCAGGCCTGGACCGTCTTTGCCAAGAGGGCGATACAGATGATCCCGGCTTTGAAGGCACAAATGAAGTCCGTGACGCAGGAGACCGAGCGTGCGGCACTCGATCTGATGGTGCATCTTCGGCTTCTCGCGTCATCCGATCGAGCGCTGTCGGCGAAGGAGAGAGCGGACAGTCTCTCCAAGGTGGTGATGGCATTGCAGTTTCAGGATATCACGCGTCAGAAGTTAGAGCATGTCGGGCTGGCAATGGATCAGCTCGACAGCCACCTACAGGTTCTTGTGAACGATCCGTTGAGTGACGAAGCCCAGCGAATGATCGCCGATTGGGAAACCATTGAATCGCACTACACCATGGAAGATGAACGACGCATGCATCAAAAGGCGTTGAAGCCTGACTATGGAGAGCCGGTGCCAACGGGGCAATCGGATGAAGGTGAGGATTCCGTGTCGCTATTCTAAACATAAGGGGCCCAGGAGATGTGAAGCGTATCACGTGAAGTGTGAAACGCGAGACAGGCGGAGGAACATGACGCACCAACTCCGGAACGGAAAACGCTTCACGCTTCACGAGTGACGCCGTACAGTCGTTAGTACGCCGCTTAGAATTGGAGGAAGTGATGAGTAAAACAGCGTTAATCGTCGATGATTCACCCACCATGCGGCAGATGGTGGCGTTCACCTTAACGAACGCCGGATTCACCGTGATTCAAGCGGAGGATGGGAAAGATGCGGTGAAGAAGGTGTCGGCCGGCATGAAGCTGGACATCGTCGTCACGGACCTCAATATGCCGGAAATGGACGGCATCGCGCTCATCAAGGAATTGCGGAAACTGACGACGTTCAAATTTACCCCCATCCTCATGTTGACGACGGAGTCGGCGGCGGAGAAGAAAGTCGCGGGAAAAGAAGCCGGCGCGACGGGGTGGATCGTGAAGCCGTTCAACCCGGAAGTCCTCCTTAAAACAATCGCCAAGGTCATGCCGGCATGACGGCGTGAAACGTATCTCGTGAAGCGTGAAACGTGAAGCAAGAGAGGGTGTGAACCGTGAAAGGTCAAAATCCGGCACGAAATACGCTTCACGAGATACGTTTCACGAACGACGGGGTTTCAGATGAGTAGTGATTTTGCACAGTTTCAAGAGGCCTTCTTCGAGGAAGCGGCCGAACATCTCGCGGTCGTCGAAGACGGTCTGTTGCAACTGGAACAACATCCCACAGACTTGGACCTTCTCAACAAGATCTTCCGTTCAGCCCATTCGATTAAGGGCACGGCCGGCATGTTCGGGTTCAATGCCGTCGCACAGTTTACTCACAAAATGGAAACATTACTGGACCTGCTCAGAAACGGGCAAAAAGCCGTGTCTCCTCCGATCGCCGACCTGCTTCTGACCTCCACCGACTGTTTGAAAACGCTGATTGAGTCGGCCAAAACCGGCGCACCCGTCGATGACAACACCGTGCAGCGGCTCACGGCGGAACTGGCTTCGGCGAGTGCCTCCGACGCACAGCCGGCGGTCGTCGGGAGTGTGAAAACAGAGACTGCGTCGAGTCAGCGCTCGAGCGGCACGCAGACCTACAGAATCGCTTGGACTCCGCCTGACTGGCTCTTCCAACGGGGTCTTGACCCACTCCAGTTTATGAAGGAGCTGAGGAGCCTTGGAGATCTCACACAGATTACGCTCGATGCTTCGCGATTGCCGACCTTATCAGAGATCGACCCTGAGAAATGCTATCTCTCCTGGGAGATGCACCTGTCCACGGCAACGGATGTGAAGACCATCGAAGCGGTCTTTGACTTTGTCCGTGAGGACAGTGTTCTGACGATTGAAGAGCGTGAAGCGTTCAGCGTGAAGCGCGAATCGGCCAAATCCGGAAACGAGATACGCTTCACGAACGACGAACGACGTTCCGATGACGGTTCACCAAAACCGTTGGGAGAAATTCTCGTGGAAAGCGGGGCGGTCACCCCAGCTGAACTCGACCAGGCACTGGCCCAACAAAAACGAGTGGGGGAAATTCTCGTCGAACAGAAGACCGTCACACCACAGCAGCTGGAGCAGGCGCTGCACAAGCAACGGCAACAGGAATCCACGACGACATCCAAGAAGGCCGATACCGCCTCCATTCGTGTGGATACGGCCAAAATCGATAAGCTCATCAACCTCGTCGGTGAGCTGGTCATCACGCAGTCCATGTTGAGTGATTTGTGCTCCAGATTTGAGATCAAGCAACTTCCGGTGCTGCTGGAACGAGTGGCACAACTCGAGCGGAATACCAGAGAGATCCAAGAACGGGTCATGGGAATTCGGATGTTGCCGATCGGCACGGCCTTCAGCCGGTTCCCGAGGTTGGTGCGTGATCTCTCGGCCAAGTCGGGGAAGAAAATTCAGCTGGTGCTCTCAGGGGAAGAAACCGAGTTGGACAAGACCGTGATTGAATCCATCGGAGACCCACTGACCCATCTCGTCAGGAATTCCGCCGATCATGGCCTGGAACCGCCGGAAGAGCGACTCGACAACAACAAGCCGGAAGTCGGGACCATCAGACTGAACGCGTTTCATGAAGGCGGCAGCATTTGCATCACGGTGGAAGACAATGGCCGTGGGTTGAATCGCGAGCGGATCCTTGCCAAGGCCATCAAGCAAGGGATGATCAGCGAGAACGACAAGCTGACCGACGAGCAGATCTGGCCGCTCATTTTCCGGCCCGGCTTCTCCACCGCCGAGAAAGTCACGGACGTGTCCGGGCGCGGCGTCGGCATGGATGTCGTAAAGCGGAATATTGAATCACTGGGAGGCACGGTCAGCATCAAGACGGCAGAAGGAAAAGGGACGACGTTCATCCTCAAGCTGCCGCTCACCCTGGCCATCATCGAAGGCATGACGGTCCGGATCGGACGAGAGACATACATTGTGCCGCTGCTCTCCATCTTGGAATCGATTCAGCCGAAAGCAGGGGCGGTCAAGACCGTGGTAGGGAAAGGCGAGTTGATCAATGTGCGGGGAACCTACTTGCCGATGATTCGATTGTATGAAGTGTTCCGGTTGAAGTCCGAACACACCATTCCCACGAAAGCCATTCTGTTGATCCTTGAAACGGAAGGGGAACGGGTGGCGGTGATGGTCGACGAAATTGTCGGCCAGCAACAAGTTGTGATCAAGAGCATGGAGCAAAACTTCCGCAAGGTGGAAGGCATTGCCGGGGCAACAATTTTGGGTGATGGGACGGTTGGGTTTATCCTTGACGTGCGAGGTCTCTTGGAGATCGCTCGGCATGGCACATCCGCGGCGGTCGCAGCATAGCGATGCCTGTGCAATGGGGGTTTCCAGTTATCGGAAAACATGAAACCTGAAACTTAAAACCAGAAACTTATCCACGAGATATGTTTCACGAAGGAGGACCCCATGGCGGCAGCGGTAGAATCAGCAACCAAAGAACTGAATCAACAGATCGGACTCACGGATGAGGGGAGCCAATTCTTGACGTTCAACCTCGGTGATGAGCTCTACGGGGTGGATATCCTGCGCGTGCAAGAGATTAAGGGGTACACCACGGTGACGAAGATTCCGAATACGCCGTCCCATATCAAGGGCGTCCTGAATCTCCGAGGGACGATCGTCCCGATTATCGAGCTTCGGACGAAATTCGGCATGCCGACGATCGACTACACCGCCTTTACGGTGATCATTGTCGTCGTCGTCCGTGACAAGGTGATGGGGTTGGTGGTGGATTCTGTGTCGGACGTGCTGAACATCGATAAAAAAGATATTCAACCGCCACCGCAGTTTGGAGCCATGGTCGATGTGAGCTTCTTAAACGGAGTGGGAAAGTCCGGGGACAAACTGGTGGCCGTTCTGGACATGGATCGCCTGCTGTCGGAGGGCGATGTGCACGTGCCGGCAGCCGAGACGGCGGCATAACTCGAACCGAGTCATCATTTCAACGAGTTAGAACTCAAGCAATCATAATTATCAGGAGACTTACAATGGCAGTAACAAAAAAGGCGAAGGTGGGTAAGGCAAAAAGCGTTGGCGTGAACGACATAGCCGAGAAGATGAAGGCCCTCGATAAGATTCAGGCCATAATCGAGTTCAGCTTGGACGGCACGGTCATCACAGCGAACGACAACTTTCTCAAGACCGTGGGGTATCAGCTGGAGGAGATCAAAGGGCAGCATCACCGGATGTTCTGCGATCCGGCCTATACGAGCAGCGGCGAGTATGCGGCCTTCTGGCAGAAACTCAATCGGGGGGAGTTTGATGCGGGCCAGTATCGGCGGATTGGGAAGGGGGGCAAAGAGGTGTGGATTCAGGCGTCGTACAATCCCATCCTCGATGCCAACGGCAAGGTCTCCAAAGTCGTCAAGTTTGCCACCGACATCACGAAAGATAAAAATCGCAATGCCGAGTTTGAGGGGAAGATCAATGCCGTCAACAAGGCCCAAGCGATGATCGAGTTCGGCTTAGACGGCACGGTCATCACAGCGAACGACAACTTTCTCAAGACCGTGGGGTATCAGCTGGAGGAGATCAAAGGGCAGCATCACCGGATGTTCTGCGATCCGGCCTATACGAGCAGCGGCGAGTATGCGGCCTTCTGGCAGAAACTCAATCGGGGGGAGTTTGATGCGGGCCAGTATCGGCGGCTGGGGAAGGGGGGTAAAGAGGTGTGGATTCAGGCGTCGTACAATCCCATCCTCGATGCCAACGGCAAGGTCTCCAAAGTCGTCAAGTTTGCCACCGACATCACAGGCCAGAAGCATGCCCAGGCTCAGTTGGAGGCCTGCATGGCCGAGGCGCAACAATCCCTCGGAGCCCTTGCGCAAGGTGATTTGACCCAATCGATGCAGGGCACCTATGCAGGAGATCTGGAGAAGTTCAAAACCAGCATCAACGCGGCCCTGACCAACCTGACCCAGACCATGGTGTCGGTGCGCAGTGCGGTCGAAGCGGTGACCAGCGGATCGGAACAGATCAGCAAAGGCAACGAAGATCTCTCCGAGCGCACCAGCGAGCAGGCCTCGGCGCTTGAAGAAACTGCCGCATCCATGGAAGAGATGACCTCGACCGTGAAACAGAACGCCGACAATGCCAAACAGGCGGATCAACTGGCGATCGCCGCGCGGGAGACGGCCGACAAGGGTGGGGCTGTCACGCAGCGGGCCGTGGAGGCGATGGGTGAGATCAATAAGAGCAGCAAGAAGATTGCCGACATCATTACGGTGATCGACGAGATCGCGTTCCAGACGAATCTCTTGGCCTTGAACGCGGCGGTGGAGGCGGCGCGGGCCGGTGAGCACGGACGGGGTTTTGCCGTGGTGGCGGCCGAAGTGCGGAATCTGGCGCAGCGCTCGGCGACGGCGGCCAAAGAGATCAAGGGATTGATCAATGAATCGATTCAGCGTGTGAGCGACGGGAGCGAGCTGGTCAACCAGTCGGGCAAGACGCTCGATGAAATCGTCAGCTCCGTCAAACGTGTGTCGGACATCATCGCGGAGATCAGTGCGGCGTCCCAAGAACAAGCAAGCGGGCTCGACCAGGTGAACAAGGCCATCATGTCGATGGATGAGTCGACGCAGCAGAATGCGGCGCTGGTCGAAGAAACGACGTCTGCCGCGCAATCCATGAAGGAGCAAGCCAAAGATCTTATGCAGCAAGTGGAGGCCTTCAAGATTGCCGAATCCGCTCGAGCTGAGATGTCCTCTCAGGTCGTTCGACGGGATGTGCCGCGGCTCGTGCCGAAGTCGCCGTCCAAGAGTTCGGTGCCTATGAAAGAGCATCGGATGCCCGGCAAGGCACCAGGTGCTGCTATGAAACGTCCGCAGGAGAGAGCCCCCGTGGCCCTTGCGGTCGGCAACGGGAAGGATCGGCGGAGCAGCGCCGACGAATTCGATGAGTTCTAGTGTTCGTGAAATGCGTCGGGTGTGAAGCGTGAAACGTGAAGCGTATTTCGTTTCCGGATTCGGACGCTTCACCCTTCACGTTTCACGAGGCGAAGACGGCGAGCGGCAGCTGGAAGTCAGGTAGGAGCGGGGTGGATGGGGTTTCATTGGCTTCCCGCGAAAGCTCGGCGGATGACCTCGAAGAATTCCAACGGAATCATCATGGTCGGCACATCATCGTGACGCTCATGTCGACCTGAGATGCAGTGGCCAGGTTGGGGGTCACCGCAAACCTGCCTATACGCCAGACCGCCAGACATCACCATCTGTGCCGGACAAGCGGCCGCACCGTGCGGGCTGGGTCACGGCCTTCCATGTTTTATCTGATGTAATCACTAGGGTCATAGGGAGAGACGATTGGCCCTATGGGGGGGGAGTGGAAAAATGATAGACACTGAAAAGCATAAATGAATAATATGGGCTGAATGTATAAGGCTGAAAGTCAGGGTACTTTCAACATCCACCAATTCACGCTCATCCAGCCCTGCCCCGTGCGTACCTGCGTAGGCAATTCCGTTCAATTCGATCTTGCTGGCCGGCCCGAGCTCCTCGCGCTATCCGTTGGAGGTTCCTGATGGTCGGTAAGGAACCTCACGGGTACCGATCCCCGAATCGCCCTCACAGTGAGAGTGCGCAGGGCGTCCGCAATCCGACGGATGGATTCCCTGCAGATCCGGCGGCTTGTTCACTCATTGATCAGGATCTGCTGGATGCGTATACCGCCGTTCAAATGGCCATGGAGGGGATTGCAAAGATCGATGACGCCGGTCGATATGTCTTTGTGAACCAGCAATATGCCGCCCTGTTGGGCTATCGTCCGGACGAATTGGTCGGGCAATCCTGGGAGGGCACCGTGCATCCGGATGACCGACCATCCGTCAAGACAGCAGTCGCCCGGATGCGTGATGGCGGGAAAGCAGAGACGGACATTCGTAGGGCGAAGAAAGACGGAGGACTCCTCGACGAGCATGTGGTGCTGGTCAGACAGGATGGATCCGGGGAGAGAACGTCCGGCCATTTTTGCTTCGTATGGGATGTGACGGAACGAAAACGGGTCGAAGCCCTTCACAAGGCGGAAAAGCAGGCGTTGGAGCTGGTCGCAAAGGGGGAGACCCTTGAGAGCGTGCTGGGATTTGTCTGCCGGGCGGTCGAGGGGCTTGCGCCTCCCATGCGCTGTTCCGTCATGCTGGCGGATGACGATGGGACGCATCTGTCGTTGGCAACGGCGCCCAACCTCCCGGATGAGTACAATCACGCCATTCAGAAGATTTCCATCGGACCGACGGTTGGGTCGTGCGGCAGTGCGGCCTACTTTCAAAAACCGGCCATCGCGGCGGACATTGCGACAGATCCCGCGTGGAAGCACTACGCCTCCGTGGCACTGGCCCATGGGCTGAGGGCCTGTTGGTCGCTGCCGGTCATCAGCTCTGCCAACAGGCTGCTCGGAACACTCGCGGTCTACCATAATGAACCGCGCGCGCCTCAGCCGACCGATTTG
The nucleotide sequence above comes from Nitrospira sp.. Encoded proteins:
- a CDS encoding response regulator, whose translation is MSKTALIVDDSPTMRQMVAFTLTNAGFTVIQAEDGKDAVKKVSAGMKLDIVVTDLNMPEMDGIALIKELRKLTTFKFTPILMLTTESAAEKKVAGKEAGATGWIVKPFNPEVLLKTIAKVMPA
- a CDS encoding chemotaxis protein CheA; this encodes MSSDFAQFQEAFFEEAAEHLAVVEDGLLQLEQHPTDLDLLNKIFRSAHSIKGTAGMFGFNAVAQFTHKMETLLDLLRNGQKAVSPPIADLLLTSTDCLKTLIESAKTGAPVDDNTVQRLTAELASASASDAQPAVVGSVKTETASSQRSSGTQTYRIAWTPPDWLFQRGLDPLQFMKELRSLGDLTQITLDASRLPTLSEIDPEKCYLSWEMHLSTATDVKTIEAVFDFVREDSVLTIEEREAFSVKRESAKSGNEIRFTNDERRSDDGSPKPLGEILVESGAVTPAELDQALAQQKRVGEILVEQKTVTPQQLEQALHKQRQQESTTTSKKADTASIRVDTAKIDKLINLVGELVITQSMLSDLCSRFEIKQLPVLLERVAQLERNTREIQERVMGIRMLPIGTAFSRFPRLVRDLSAKSGKKIQLVLSGEETELDKTVIESIGDPLTHLVRNSADHGLEPPEERLDNNKPEVGTIRLNAFHEGGSICITVEDNGRGLNRERILAKAIKQGMISENDKLTDEQIWPLIFRPGFSTAEKVTDVSGRGVGMDVVKRNIESLGGTVSIKTAEGKGTTFILKLPLTLAIIEGMTVRIGRETYIVPLLSILESIQPKAGAVKTVVGKGELINVRGTYLPMIRLYEVFRLKSEHTIPTKAILLILETEGERVAVMVDEIVGQQQVVIKSMEQNFRKVEGIAGATILGDGTVGFILDVRGLLEIARHGTSAAVAA
- a CDS encoding chemotaxis protein CheW, which encodes MAAAVESATKELNQQIGLTDEGSQFLTFNLGDELYGVDILRVQEIKGYTTVTKIPNTPSHIKGVLNLRGTIVPIIELRTKFGMPTIDYTAFTVIIVVVVRDKVMGLVVDSVSDVLNIDKKDIQPPPQFGAMVDVSFLNGVGKSGDKLVAVLDMDRLLSEGDVHVPAAETAA
- a CDS encoding PAS domain-containing protein, which gives rise to MAVTKKAKVGKAKSVGVNDIAEKMKALDKIQAIIEFSLDGTVITANDNFLKTVGYQLEEIKGQHHRMFCDPAYTSSGEYAAFWQKLNRGEFDAGQYRRIGKGGKEVWIQASYNPILDANGKVSKVVKFATDITKDKNRNAEFEGKINAVNKAQAMIEFGLDGTVITANDNFLKTVGYQLEEIKGQHHRMFCDPAYTSSGEYAAFWQKLNRGEFDAGQYRRLGKGGKEVWIQASYNPILDANGKVSKVVKFATDITGQKHAQAQLEACMAEAQQSLGALAQGDLTQSMQGTYAGDLEKFKTSINAALTNLTQTMVSVRSAVEAVTSGSEQISKGNEDLSERTSEQASALEETAASMEEMTSTVKQNADNAKQADQLAIAARETADKGGAVTQRAVEAMGEINKSSKKIADIITVIDEIAFQTNLLALNAAVEAARAGEHGRGFAVVAAEVRNLAQRSATAAKEIKGLINESIQRVSDGSELVNQSGKTLDEIVSSVKRVSDIIAEISAASQEQASGLDQVNKAIMSMDESTQQNAALVEETTSAAQSMKEQAKDLMQQVEAFKIAESARAEMSSQVVRRDVPRLVPKSPSKSSVPMKEHRMPGKAPGAAMKRPQERAPVALAVGNGKDRRSSADEFDEF